GAGCACGGGCATTTTTACGGAAGGACCCAAGGCGGCGGTTCATCTGACGGGCGGCGCAAGGAAAGTGATCATTTCAGCGCCGGCGAAGCAGGAGGACCTGACCGTTGTCATGGGGGTCAATGAAAAGATGTACGATCCGGCGCGGCATCATATTCTCTCCAATGCCTCCTGTACGACGAACTGCCTGGCGCCGCCCGTTTCGGTCATTCATCGGGCCTTCGGGATTGAAAAGGGCATGATGACCACGGTGCATGCCTATACCAACGACCAGCGTATTCTGGATCTGCCGCACAAGGATCTGCGGCGCGCCCGCGCCGCGGCGCTCAGCATCATCCCCACAACGACCGGGGCCGCCAGGGCGCTGTCTCTCGTGATCCCGGAGTTGAAGGGCCGTTTTGACGGTTATGCTCTTCGGGTACCCACCCCGACGGTTTCCGTGGTTGATTTTGTGGCCGAACTCAAGAAAAGCACCACGACCGAGGAAGTTCGGGCCGCTTTGCGGGAGGCCTCCGCCGGTGCAATGAAGGGCATTCTGTGCTGCGAGGATCTTCCCCTGGTCTCGATGGATTTCAAGGGCAACAGCCATTCCTCGATTATCGATGTCGAGTTTACGCAGGTATTGAAGGAAAACATGGTCAAGGTCGTCGCCTGGTATGACAACGAGTGGGGCTACTCCTGCCGGGTAGCTGATCTGGCGGCCTTTATCGCTGAAAAGGGGTTTTAATTCACGATCTTTTAAATTTTTCATCATCCGGGGGGGTGAAAAATGTTGATGCGTGTTTTGGTCATCGATGATGACCCTTCCTGTCGTCCCGTTTGGGAATCGATCCCGCCTTCAGAAATCATGATTGATTCGTATGCGTCGCCGGCGGAGATCAAACCGCCGGAGATGCCCCGTTATGATTTCATAATCAGTGAAATCAATCTGGCGCGCCGGGAGAGCTTCCGCCGGTTACGGGATGTGGTGCCTGAGGCCCCTCTTATTCTGATTTTACCCGCGGGAAAAACGGAGCGCCCTG
Above is a genomic segment from Deltaproteobacteria bacterium containing:
- the gap gene encoding type I glyceraldehyde-3-phosphate dehydrogenase, giving the protein MGMVRIGINGFGRVGRQVLKAVVENYSDKLEVVAVNDLFDVKTNVHLFKYDSNYGCFCGDVEAADNAFKINGKLIKSFACKDPAAIPWKDEGVEIVVESTGIFTEGPKAAVHLTGGARKVIISAPAKQEDLTVVMGVNEKMYDPARHHILSNASCTTNCLAPPVSVIHRAFGIEKGMMTTVHAYTNDQRILDLPHKDLRRARAAALSIIPTTTGAARALSLVIPELKGRFDGYALRVPTPTVSVVDFVAELKKSTTTEEVRAALREASAGAMKGILCCEDLPLVSMDFKGNSHSSIIDVEFTQVLKENMVKVVAWYDNEWGYSCRVADLAAFIAEKGF